In Streptomyces venezuelae, the sequence CCTCTGCTTCCGAGCCTGCGGCAGGCGTACGGTCTGCCGCAGGCGAACGCCCCGCCGGTACCGAGCCCGCCGCCGGTGAACGGCCCGCCGCTGCCGAGCCCGCGGCAGGCGGACGGCCCGCCGTTGCCGAGCCCGCGGCAGGCGGACGGCCCGCCGTTGCCGAGCCCGCGGCAGGCGTACGGCCCGCCGGCACCGAGCCCGCCGCAGGCGAACGGCCCGCCGCGGGCGAACGCCCCGCCGGCACCGACCCCGCCGCAGGTGAACGGCCCTCCACCGCCGAGCCCGCGGCAGGCGTACGGCGCGCCGCAGGCGAACGGCGGTTGCATCCCTTTACCCCGCTGCGCCGCGCCTGGGTGCCGATCGCCGCGACCGTCGGTGTGATCGCCCAGCAGGGCGACCAGGCCGGGCGGTGGGTGGCCGACCTGTCCGGCCTCCTGCGGGTGGCGGCGGTGGCGGGCCTGATCATGGTGTTCGGCGCCTACGGATTCCTCAGCTGGTGGTTCACCCACTACGCCGTCACCGACACCGAACTGCGCATCCGCAGCGGGCTCTTCTTCCGCCGCACCGCGCACATCCGCCTCGACCGGCTGCAGGCCGTGGACGTCACCCGCCCGCTCCTGGCCCGGCTGACCGGCGTCGCCAGTCTCCGCCTCGACGTCATCGGCACCGAGGAGAAGGACCAGCTGTCCTTCCTCGGCGAGAAGGAGGCCGTCGCCCTGCGCGCCGAGCTCCTCGCCCGGGCGGCCGGCTTCGCCCCCGAGGAGGCCGTGAGCCTGGGCGAGGCCCCCGAGCGCGAGCTGCTGCGCGTGACCCCGCGCGAACTCGTCGTGTCGCTGCTGCTCAACCTGGGCGTCTGGGCCCTGCTGGTCCCGGGGCTCACCGTGCCGGCCCTCGTCTGGTGGCTCAGCTCCAGCCCGTGGGCGGCCCTCGTCGCCGTGCTCCCGATGCTCGGCGCCGTCTGGGCGGGCACCGCGGGCCGCTTCCTCACCGAGTACGACTGGCGGGTCGCGGAGTCCCCGGACGGGCTGCGTCTGGACCACGGACTGCTGGACCGGGCCCACGAGACCGTGCCGCCGGGGCGCGTGCAGTGCGTACGGATCGTGGAGCCGCTGCTGTGGCGGCGGCGCGGCCTGGTCCGGGTGGAGCTGAAGGTGGCGGGATCGAGCAACACGGTCCTGATCCCGGTGGCCGCGCAGGACGCCGCCTTCGCCATGATCGCCCGGGTGCTGCCCGGGGTGGACCTGGCGGCCCTGTCCTTCTCCGGCTCCCCGCGGACCGGGTCCCGCTGGGTGGTCCCGGTGTGGTGGAAGGGCTACGCCCTGGCGCTCTCCCCGGAGGTGTTCGCCGCCCGCCACGGCCGCCTGTGCCGGCGTACGGACGTCGTCCCGCACGCCAAGGTGCAGAGCGTCCGCCACACGCAGGGACCGTGGGCGCGGGCCCGCGGCGTCGCGGACGTCCACGTGGACACCGGAGCGAACTGCACCGTCACGGCCCGGCTCCGCCCGGAGCCGGAGGCCGCGGCCCTGCTGTACGCGCAGGCCGCCCGCTCCCGCACCTCCCGGGCCGCGGCCCGGCCGGACCGCTGGATGACGGCACCGGACCCGGGGGCGTAGCGGGCAGAGCCCGGCGGGGGCGGCGGACGGCGGGCGGGTACGGCTATCCGGCCCCGCCGCCCGCGCGGACCAGGCCCGTCTCGTACGCGAGCACGACCACCTGGACCCGGTCGCGCAGCCCCAGCTTGGTCAGGATCCGGCCCACGTGGGTCTTC encodes:
- a CDS encoding PH domain-containing protein, producing MHPFTPLRRAWVPIAATVGVIAQQGDQAGRWVADLSGLLRVAAVAGLIMVFGAYGFLSWWFTHYAVTDTELRIRSGLFFRRTAHIRLDRLQAVDVTRPLLARLTGVASLRLDVIGTEEKDQLSFLGEKEAVALRAELLARAAGFAPEEAVSLGEAPERELLRVTPRELVVSLLLNLGVWALLVPGLTVPALVWWLSSSPWAALVAVLPMLGAVWAGTAGRFLTEYDWRVAESPDGLRLDHGLLDRAHETVPPGRVQCVRIVEPLLWRRRGLVRVELKVAGSSNTVLIPVAAQDAAFAMIARVLPGVDLAALSFSGSPRTGSRWVVPVWWKGYALALSPEVFAARHGRLCRRTDVVPHAKVQSVRHTQGPWARARGVADVHVDTGANCTVTARLRPEPEAAALLYAQAARSRTSRAAARPDRWMTAPDPGA